A single Curtobacterium sp. MCSS17_015 DNA region contains:
- a CDS encoding aldo/keto reductase encodes MSAGLLRPLGSTGLLVSPVTLGGAPLGSMPENFGHEVAEADAVALVGAVLRSGIRTIDTANGYSDGRSEARIGRAIAEFGGVPDDVTVITKVDARDGDYSGDRVRRSIAESIERLGITPLPLVHLHDPEFHDFGALSGPGGALEALVAARERGEVEHVGLAGGNVHEMRRWLDLGVFEVLLVHNRWTVVDRSAGPLLDRAAELGVGVVNAAVLGGGILADETGRTTSYGYRPAPPATLRAITAMRELCRDAGTTLAAAALRFSTRDPRFASTIVGISRPERIRPTLDAADLDLPDAFWASLEDLVPTSDNWLDAPDAR; translated from the coding sequence ATGAGCGCCGGTCTCCTCCGACCCCTCGGCAGCACGGGGCTGCTCGTCAGTCCGGTCACCCTGGGCGGGGCCCCGCTGGGCAGCATGCCCGAGAACTTCGGGCACGAGGTCGCCGAGGCGGACGCGGTCGCGCTCGTCGGCGCGGTGCTCCGCAGCGGCATCCGGACGATCGACACGGCCAACGGGTACTCGGACGGCCGGAGCGAAGCCCGCATCGGTCGCGCGATCGCCGAGTTCGGCGGTGTCCCCGACGACGTCACGGTCATCACGAAGGTGGACGCGCGGGACGGTGACTACAGCGGCGACCGCGTCCGCCGGTCGATCGCCGAGAGCATCGAGCGCCTCGGGATCACCCCGCTGCCCCTGGTGCACCTGCACGACCCGGAGTTCCACGACTTCGGTGCGCTGTCCGGCCCCGGCGGAGCGCTCGAGGCTCTCGTGGCCGCACGGGAGCGGGGCGAGGTCGAGCACGTCGGTCTCGCCGGTGGGAACGTGCACGAGATGCGCCGCTGGCTCGACCTCGGGGTGTTCGAGGTCCTGCTCGTCCACAACCGCTGGACGGTCGTGGACCGGAGCGCCGGACCGCTCCTCGACCGGGCCGCGGAACTCGGCGTCGGCGTCGTCAACGCCGCCGTGCTCGGCGGCGGGATCCTCGCCGACGAGACCGGGCGGACGACGTCCTACGGGTACCGCCCGGCGCCGCCCGCGACCCTGCGGGCGATCACGGCGATGCGAGAACTCTGCCGTGACGCCGGGACGACGCTCGCCGCAGCGGCGCTGCGCTTCTCGACCCGCGACCCGCGCTTCGCCAGCACGATCGTCGGGATCAGCAGGCCGGAACGCATCCGGCCGACCCTCGACGCCGCCGACCTGGACCTGCCGGACGCGTTCTGGGCGTCCCTCGAGGACCTGGTCCCCACCTCCGACAACTGGCTCGACGCGCCGGACGCGCGCTGA
- a CDS encoding GH1 family beta-glucosidase gives MRRSDLPADFVLGAATASYQIEGATQADGRGASIWDTFARVPGAIADGSTGDPADDHYRRMPEDVSLIADLGFDAYRFSIAWPRIQADGTGPVNTAGIDFYRRLAEGLLERGITPWATLYHWDLPQALEDRGGWLERDTAARFAEYAALVTEQLGDVVTDWITLNEPWCSSFLGYASGVHAPGRHEGARSAQAAHHLLLGHGLALEAVRATRPEARVGTTLNLYSVRPASDSAEDRDAARRIDGLSNRFFLDPVLRGSYPADVLEDLGQTSWFAEHATAEDLQRIAAPIDFLGINYYSRHTVAAPADVDEAGTTEPSAYPGSERVRFVRTGAAVTGMDWEVHPDGMVDVLRQAHDLAPELPLYITENGSAYPDPDHVGPEGEVVDPDRTAYLRAHLGACAAAVDAGLPLRGYFAWSLMDNWEWAWGYSRRFGIVHVDYETQQRTVKQSGHWLAAFLRDAD, from the coding sequence ATGCGTCGCAGCGACCTGCCCGCCGACTTCGTCCTCGGCGCCGCGACCGCCTCGTACCAGATCGAGGGGGCGACGCAGGCGGACGGCCGCGGCGCGAGCATCTGGGACACCTTCGCCCGGGTGCCGGGCGCGATCGCCGACGGGTCCACCGGTGACCCGGCGGACGACCACTACCGCCGGATGCCGGAGGACGTGTCGCTCATCGCCGACCTCGGCTTCGACGCGTACCGGTTCTCGATCGCCTGGCCGCGCATCCAGGCCGACGGCACCGGTCCGGTGAACACCGCCGGCATCGACTTCTACCGGCGGCTCGCCGAGGGGCTCCTGGAGCGGGGCATCACCCCGTGGGCGACGCTGTACCACTGGGACCTCCCGCAGGCGCTCGAGGACCGCGGAGGGTGGCTCGAACGGGACACCGCCGCACGCTTCGCCGAGTACGCAGCGCTCGTGACCGAGCAGCTCGGCGACGTGGTCACCGACTGGATCACCCTGAACGAGCCCTGGTGTTCGTCGTTCCTCGGCTACGCCAGCGGGGTGCACGCACCGGGGCGGCACGAGGGAGCCCGGTCCGCGCAGGCGGCACACCACCTCCTGCTCGGGCACGGACTGGCGCTGGAGGCGGTCCGGGCGACGCGGCCCGAGGCCCGAGTCGGCACGACGCTGAACCTGTACTCGGTGCGTCCGGCGTCGGACTCCGCCGAGGACCGCGACGCCGCACGCCGGATCGACGGCCTGAGCAACCGCTTCTTCCTCGACCCGGTGTTACGGGGGAGCTACCCGGCCGACGTGCTCGAGGACCTCGGGCAGACGTCGTGGTTCGCCGAGCACGCCACGGCGGAGGACCTGCAGCGGATCGCCGCGCCGATCGACTTCCTCGGCATCAACTACTACAGCCGGCACACGGTGGCGGCGCCGGCCGACGTCGACGAAGCTGGCACCACGGAGCCGAGCGCCTACCCCGGCAGCGAGCGGGTGCGGTTCGTGCGGACCGGGGCAGCGGTGACCGGGATGGACTGGGAGGTCCACCCGGACGGCATGGTCGACGTCCTGCGGCAGGCGCACGACCTGGCGCCGGAACTGCCGCTGTACATCACGGAGAACGGGTCGGCGTACCCCGACCCGGACCACGTCGGGCCGGAGGGGGAGGTCGTCGACCCCGACCGGACGGCGTACCTCCGCGCACACCTCGGAGCGTGCGCAGCGGCCGTTGACGCCGGGTTGCCGTTGCGCGGGTACTTCGCGTGGTCGTTGATGGACAACTGGGAGTGGGCCTGGGGCTACTCACGGCGGTTCGGCATCGTGCATGTGGACTACGAGACGCAGCAGCGGACCGTGAAGCAGAGCGGGCACTGGCTCGCGGCGTTCCTCCGCGACGCGGACTGA
- a CDS encoding tautomerase family protein, which produces MPLVRIDMHTPLADLRPQMSEAINSALADGWGMPADDLFQVFQLHEPGDLFYSRTFPEADRTDIVFIEILAYTGYSPEVKQRGAALVVDRLAALGIKRDNVLIAIHENGDGDWLAPSAVQ; this is translated from the coding sequence ATGCCACTCGTCCGCATCGACATGCACACCCCTCTCGCTGACCTCCGACCGCAGATGAGCGAGGCGATCAACTCCGCCCTGGCCGACGGCTGGGGGATGCCCGCCGACGACCTGTTCCAGGTCTTCCAGCTGCACGAACCCGGTGACCTGTTCTACAGCCGCACCTTCCCCGAGGCGGACCGGACCGACATCGTCTTCATCGAGATTCTCGCCTACACCGGGTACTCGCCCGAGGTGAAGCAGCGCGGCGCCGCCCTCGTCGTCGACCGCCTCGCCGCGCTCGGCATCAAGCGCGACAACGTCCTCATCGCGATCCACGAGAACGGCGACGGCGACTGGCTCGCCCCGTCCGCGGTCCAGTGA
- a CDS encoding ABC transporter ATP-binding protein yields the protein MTTTTTTQTLVHHDTALALLGVTRTHGSGDASVTALRDVTLELPTGSWTAIMGPSGSGKSTLLQIAAGLDHVDSGRVVLGGTDITDARDHERTLLRRNRIGFVFQAFNLIASLTAEQNVALPLELAGRHPSRQMIRDALSRVGLGDRVGHRPRELSGGQQQRVAIARAMITAPEVLFADEPTGALDSTAARVVLAMMREMTDAGQTILMVTHDPAAAAAADSTVFLRDGQLVDALTGADAATIANRLVSLETGR from the coding sequence ATGACAACGACCACCACGACCCAGACCCTCGTCCACCACGACACGGCGTTGGCACTCCTCGGCGTCACCCGGACCCACGGCTCCGGTGACGCGAGCGTGACCGCGCTCCGCGACGTCACCCTCGAACTCCCCACCGGCTCCTGGACCGCGATCATGGGTCCGTCCGGCTCCGGGAAGTCGACCCTCCTGCAGATCGCCGCGGGCCTCGACCACGTCGACTCCGGCCGCGTCGTGCTCGGCGGGACGGACATCACCGACGCCAGGGACCACGAGCGCACGCTGCTGCGCCGCAACCGCATCGGGTTCGTCTTCCAGGCATTCAACCTCATCGCGTCGCTGACCGCGGAGCAGAACGTCGCGCTGCCGCTCGAACTCGCGGGTCGCCACCCGTCCCGACAGATGATCCGCGACGCCCTCAGCCGCGTCGGCCTGGGCGACCGGGTGGGACACCGGCCACGGGAGCTCTCCGGCGGGCAGCAACAGCGCGTCGCGATCGCCCGCGCGATGATCACCGCACCCGAGGTCCTGTTCGCCGACGAGCCGACCGGGGCGCTCGACTCCACCGCCGCCCGCGTGGTCCTGGCGATGATGCGCGAGATGACCGACGCCGGGCAGACCATCCTCATGGTCACCCACGACCCGGCTGCCGCGGCCGCCGCCGACTCCACCGTGTTCCTCCGCGACGGCCAGCTCGTCGACGCACTCACCGGCGCCGACGCCGCCACGATCGCGAACCGCCTCGTCAGCCTGGAGACGGGACGATGA
- a CDS encoding ABC transporter permease, translated as MNRIALSGFRERWQTYVGAIVTVALGVGLVQASLLLLLSVLGMQPAADAGALTQARSDGSRIVAVTVVSVTLGFAAFLAVSIIASTFAFSVTERRRDLALLRIVGAEVGQVRRILRGEAVVLGLVGAALGIPVGIALMAVETRMLVTAGFVPSGFSPVWYVWIVPASLAVGIGLASAGVAVAARRAARVDPLDAVRETGAAARPMTRSRWIGGLVLAVATVALVVLAPVGGLAGAQAMAMSAGITGALAITMTAPVLVPLVAAVLPRPRSAIGSLAVAELRDARTRSASTAAPLVVLLALVLSQPIAMLSFSDAATAQIARGTDADLVLQTTGAFTADPTSVPGVAAASTEWAVPVRVQPSGPAVPGMSEELAGTPLAVTTEALVVDPEGFAAAHPGAGAAMQDLGGRSAAPGPGATGLGLGRAGTVAIGDRALGAVRFGLPVAAGSAGQVGIVVPRDLVPADVLADSPATTFVVLDQGADREAVTAALARIGTVAETDAWAADAGAAGLDQNTRVLLVVMAVGALYAVIGVLNAVAIATSGRRRAFAVARASGMTRGQVLAAATLETVLVAGSAVGLALVATAMTAAAVLAGTAQATGAAVLHVPWLLVVVASGGGLVLTGAAGLVAAAVATRQGPATLLAARG; from the coding sequence ATGAACCGCATCGCACTGAGCGGGTTCCGGGAGCGCTGGCAGACGTACGTCGGCGCGATCGTCACCGTCGCCCTCGGCGTCGGGCTCGTGCAGGCGTCGCTGCTGCTCCTGCTGTCCGTGCTCGGCATGCAGCCGGCGGCCGACGCCGGCGCGCTCACCCAGGCCCGGTCCGACGGCAGCAGGATCGTCGCGGTCACCGTCGTCTCCGTCACCCTCGGGTTCGCCGCCTTCCTCGCGGTGTCCATCATCGCGTCGACCTTCGCCTTCTCCGTCACCGAGCGTCGACGGGACCTCGCCCTGCTGCGCATCGTCGGAGCCGAGGTCGGGCAGGTACGACGGATCCTGCGTGGCGAGGCCGTCGTCCTCGGCCTCGTCGGGGCCGCGCTCGGCATCCCGGTCGGCATCGCATTGATGGCGGTGGAGACGCGCATGCTCGTGACTGCCGGTTTCGTGCCGTCGGGCTTCTCCCCGGTCTGGTACGTGTGGATCGTCCCCGCGTCCCTCGCCGTCGGGATCGGCCTCGCATCTGCCGGGGTCGCGGTCGCCGCTCGGCGAGCCGCCCGGGTCGACCCGCTCGACGCGGTGCGGGAGACCGGCGCCGCGGCACGACCGATGACCCGATCGCGGTGGATCGGTGGGCTCGTGCTCGCCGTGGCGACGGTCGCCCTGGTCGTCCTCGCACCCGTGGGTGGGCTCGCCGGCGCGCAGGCGATGGCGATGTCCGCCGGCATCACCGGCGCACTCGCGATCACGATGACCGCCCCGGTGCTCGTGCCGCTCGTGGCGGCCGTCCTCCCGCGTCCGCGTTCGGCGATCGGGTCGTTGGCCGTCGCGGAACTCCGCGACGCCCGGACGCGATCGGCCTCCACCGCCGCCCCGCTCGTCGTGCTGCTGGCCCTGGTGCTGAGCCAGCCGATCGCGATGCTGTCCTTCTCGGACGCCGCGACCGCCCAGATCGCGCGGGGCACGGACGCGGACCTCGTGCTGCAGACGACCGGCGCGTTCACCGCGGACCCGACTTCGGTGCCCGGGGTCGCGGCCGCGTCCACCGAGTGGGCCGTCCCCGTGCGGGTCCAGCCGTCCGGGCCGGCCGTCCCGGGGATGTCCGAGGAACTCGCGGGGACGCCGCTCGCCGTCACGACGGAGGCCCTCGTGGTCGACCCCGAGGGGTTCGCGGCGGCACACCCCGGTGCGGGCGCCGCGATGCAGGACCTCGGCGGTCGGTCCGCGGCCCCCGGCCCCGGTGCGACCGGACTCGGTCTCGGACGAGCCGGGACCGTGGCCATCGGTGACCGTGCCCTCGGGGCGGTCCGGTTCGGCCTCCCCGTCGCGGCCGGGAGCGCCGGGCAGGTCGGGATCGTCGTCCCCCGGGACCTGGTGCCGGCGGACGTCCTGGCCGACAGCCCCGCGACCACGTTCGTCGTCCTCGACCAGGGCGCGGACCGCGAGGCCGTCACCGCCGCCCTCGCCCGCATCGGGACGGTGGCGGAGACCGACGCCTGGGCGGCGGACGCCGGGGCAGCCGGCCTCGACCAGAACACCCGCGTCCTGCTCGTCGTGATGGCGGTCGGAGCGCTCTACGCGGTGATCGGTGTCCTCAACGCCGTCGCGATCGCGACCTCCGGCCGACGCCGGGCCTTCGCGGTGGCCCGCGCGAGCGGGATGACGCGCGGACAGGTCCTGGCCGCGGCGACACTCGAGACCGTCCTCGTCGCCGGCTCGGCGGTCGGGCTGGCGCTCGTCGCGACCGCGATGACCGCGGCGGCCGTGCTCGCCGGGACGGCCCAGGCCACGGGAGCAGCGGTGCTGCACGTGCCGTGGCTCCTCGTCGTCGTGGCGAGCGGCGGCGGACTCGTCCTGACGGGGGCGGCCGGGCTCGTGGCGGCGGCGGTCGCGACGCGTCAGGGCCCCGCGACGCTCCTGGCAGCGCGAGGATAG
- a CDS encoding VOC family protein: MAIESVLLNVRDVAQSAEFYTRHLGATVISSSPDAAELDLVTARFVLTRVDAPAESTWIGDDLQRGFRHVGFKVADLDARVSALHDAGVPFHLEPINAEGGVRITFFFDPDGTLLELVEGPLQYHEVHDQQAVDRDWGLGEPDRPRFDHVAETVADIDRTTEFFAELGYVRMAGIHQPSDDRGFEITFLRAGDSSLEVFTYDRAEKQERTPQLDALGFAAVAFGATGTESAPTAGAGGGSVALAVGTLLGQDVRTDPDGLPFIIASA; the protein is encoded by the coding sequence GTGGCCATCGAATCCGTCCTCCTCAACGTGCGCGACGTCGCGCAGTCCGCGGAGTTCTACACGCGTCACCTCGGCGCGACCGTCATCTCGTCCTCGCCCGACGCGGCCGAACTCGACCTCGTCACAGCGCGCTTCGTGCTCACCCGCGTCGACGCGCCGGCGGAGTCCACGTGGATCGGCGACGACCTGCAGCGCGGCTTCCGGCACGTGGGCTTCAAGGTCGCCGACCTCGACGCCCGCGTCAGCGCGTTGCACGACGCCGGCGTCCCGTTCCACCTCGAGCCGATCAACGCCGAAGGTGGCGTGCGCATCACGTTCTTCTTCGACCCCGACGGAACGCTCCTCGAGCTCGTCGAAGGTCCGTTGCAGTACCACGAGGTCCACGACCAGCAGGCCGTGGACCGGGACTGGGGTCTCGGCGAACCGGACCGGCCGCGTTTCGACCACGTGGCCGAGACCGTCGCGGACATCGACCGTACGACCGAGTTCTTCGCCGAGCTCGGCTACGTCCGCATGGCGGGCATCCACCAGCCGAGTGACGACCGGGGCTTCGAGATCACCTTCCTCCGAGCCGGTGACAGCTCGCTCGAGGTCTTCACCTACGACCGTGCGGAGAAGCAGGAGCGGACGCCGCAACTCGATGCCCTCGGGTTCGCCGCCGTGGCCTTCGGTGCGACCGGGACCGAGTCGGCCCCCACGGCAGGAGCAGGCGGCGGCAGCGTCGCCCTCGCCGTCGGCACCCTGCTCGGCCAGGACGTCCGCACGGATCCGGACGGCCTGCCGTTCATCATCGCCTCGGCATGA
- a CDS encoding CoA pyrophosphatase yields MPAAPSPRRAAVLMLFGTLDRVPSARPARADDVSRDLDVLLLARAATLRSHAGEVAFPGGRVDPGDVDAVAAALREAREETGLDVTGVDVLGAAAPVPLAHSRHLVTPVLGWWRTPSPVRVVDEAESAAVFRAPVADLLDPANRGVTVFHRDGREWRGPAFTVRTGSGSHVVWGFTATLLDGLFDRVGWTEPWDHERVVAIPGR; encoded by the coding sequence ATGCCCGCGGCCCCGTCCCCACGGCGGGCGGCGGTGCTCATGCTGTTCGGCACGCTCGACCGCGTCCCGAGTGCGCGTCCCGCTCGAGCCGATGACGTCTCGCGGGACCTCGACGTGCTCCTGCTCGCCCGTGCCGCCACCCTGCGCTCACACGCCGGCGAGGTGGCGTTCCCGGGCGGCCGGGTCGACCCCGGCGACGTCGACGCCGTCGCTGCCGCCCTCCGGGAGGCCCGTGAGGAAACCGGCCTGGACGTCACGGGCGTCGACGTGCTCGGTGCTGCCGCACCGGTGCCGCTCGCCCACTCGCGGCACCTGGTCACCCCGGTGCTCGGGTGGTGGCGTACGCCGTCGCCGGTCAGGGTCGTGGACGAGGCGGAGTCGGCAGCCGTCTTCCGGGCACCGGTCGCCGATCTGCTCGACCCGGCGAACCGCGGCGTCACGGTGTTCCACCGCGACGGCAGGGAGTGGCGCGGTCCGGCCTTCACGGTCCGCACCGGGTCCGGCTCGCACGTCGTCTGGGGCTTCACCGCGACGCTGCTCGACGGCCTGTTCGACCGGGTCGGGTGGACCGAGCCATGGGACCACGAGCGGGTGGTGGCGATCCCGGGGCGGTGA
- a CDS encoding sensor histidine kinase — protein MTERRRRYVDEWRGWTGRTWYLLTALPVDLVGFVVVLTLLCLGLGLGIVWVGLPVLAVTVRIGRLLGVFARRRAGRVGEVPDAPDWTVRPDLPTGVPGVRLVAPLADTRNWAATAHALATFPVSVATWVATVTWGALALGAVTYPAWTWAVTPADDIWLERVAAGIGETGQWTGTVLRPLVVVLAGLVLAATFPIVTRVLIVPHLVLAGLLLGERQDVRLLRGAQRAEAGRRAALLAEDASLRRLERDIHDGPQQQLLRLQYDLAIALRRFPDDTAAAERLVEESLDRSKAVLETIRNLSRGLAPPILQDRGLAAAVEALAEDSVLPTTADVRLDAAGAGLAAVERSAYAILSELLTNVTKHAHASSARIRAVAAPGGDLELEVRDDGVGGARLDPGHGLDGLRDRVEGLQGAFTVTSPPGGPTVVRVRIPVPVEAPATGGRTLAG, from the coding sequence GTGACGGAGAGACGACGACGGTACGTCGACGAGTGGCGCGGCTGGACCGGGCGGACCTGGTACCTCCTGACGGCGCTCCCGGTGGACCTCGTCGGCTTCGTCGTCGTCCTGACCCTGCTGTGTCTGGGACTCGGGCTGGGGATCGTGTGGGTGGGGCTCCCGGTGCTGGCCGTGACCGTGCGGATCGGACGCCTGCTCGGGGTGTTCGCCCGTCGCCGGGCGGGCAGGGTCGGCGAGGTCCCGGACGCTCCGGACTGGACGGTCCGTCCTGACCTCCCGACCGGCGTCCCCGGGGTGCGGTTGGTGGCCCCGCTCGCCGACACCAGGAACTGGGCCGCGACCGCCCACGCCCTCGCGACCTTCCCGGTGTCGGTCGCCACGTGGGTGGCCACGGTGACGTGGGGCGCGCTCGCACTGGGCGCCGTCACGTACCCGGCGTGGACCTGGGCCGTCACCCCGGCCGACGACATCTGGCTGGAGCGGGTGGCCGCGGGCATCGGGGAGACCGGGCAGTGGACCGGGACGGTGCTCCGCCCGCTGGTCGTCGTCCTCGCCGGACTCGTCCTCGCCGCGACGTTCCCGATCGTCACACGCGTCCTGATCGTGCCGCACCTGGTGCTCGCCGGACTCCTCCTCGGGGAGCGGCAGGACGTCCGACTGCTCCGCGGGGCGCAGCGCGCCGAGGCCGGACGTCGGGCCGCCCTCCTCGCCGAGGACGCGTCGCTGCGCCGGCTCGAGCGGGACATCCACGACGGCCCCCAGCAGCAGCTGCTCCGCCTGCAGTACGACCTGGCCATCGCCCTCCGCCGGTTCCCGGACGACACCGCAGCGGCCGAGCGGCTCGTCGAGGAGTCGTTGGACCGGTCGAAGGCCGTGCTCGAGACGATCCGGAACCTCTCCCGCGGGCTCGCACCGCCGATCCTCCAGGACCGCGGTCTCGCGGCGGCCGTCGAGGCCCTGGCCGAGGACAGCGTCCTGCCGACGACGGCGGACGTCCGGCTGGACGCCGCCGGGGCCGGGCTCGCCGCCGTCGAGCGGAGTGCCTACGCGATCCTGTCGGAACTGCTCACGAACGTGACGAAGCACGCCCACGCGAGCAGCGCGAGGATCCGGGCGGTGGCCGCCCCGGGCGGCGACCTCGAACTGGAGGTCCGCGACGACGGGGTCGGCGGTGCTCGACTCGACCCCGGCCATGGTCTGGACGGACTCCGGGACCGTGTGGAGGGCCTCCAGGGCGCGTTCACGGTCACCAGCCCACCCGGGGGACCGACCGTGGTGCGGGTCCGCATCCCGGTCCCCGTCGAGGCACCGGCGACCGGAGGCCGTACCCTGGCCGGGTGA